One genomic window of Desmospora activa DSM 45169 includes the following:
- a CDS encoding ring-cleaving dioxygenase produces the protein MELTGIHHVSALTANAPRNYDFYTNTMGLRLVKKTVNQDDTSSYHLFYGDEIGNPGTELTFFDLPHAGQTRPGVSSISAISLRVPDREALQYWKERLEEHGVEHDTIQSRAGRDTLAFRDFEGQRLILVPDDDNQIIDSTPWEESPVPSKYGIRGLGPVTLTVSNAEMTTRVLTEVLGFRLVNQYPSPHSSQPDILVYATGAGGTGAEVHVEERTDLPHERLGRGGVHHVAFRVPNVTEYNEWLRRIETAGFRTSGPVDRFYFRSIYFREPNGILFELATDGPGFATDEDPEHLGEKLALPPFLEPHRASIEAKLRPLDTKASD, from the coding sequence ATGGAACTGACAGGGATTCACCATGTATCGGCACTTACCGCCAATGCGCCGAGAAACTATGACTTTTATACAAACACAATGGGCCTGCGTCTGGTGAAAAAGACAGTTAATCAGGATGATACCTCTTCTTACCATCTGTTTTACGGTGATGAAATCGGCAATCCGGGAACAGAGCTCACCTTTTTTGATCTTCCTCATGCGGGCCAAACCCGGCCTGGTGTGAGCAGCATTTCCGCTATCTCTCTGCGGGTTCCCGACCGAGAAGCGCTCCAATATTGGAAAGAGCGGTTGGAGGAACACGGTGTGGAGCACGATACCATCCAATCCCGCGCCGGCCGTGATACCCTCGCCTTTCGCGATTTTGAAGGACAGCGCTTGATTCTGGTTCCCGATGACGACAACCAAATCATCGACAGCACACCGTGGGAAGAAAGCCCGGTTCCCTCCAAATACGGGATTCGCGGTTTGGGCCCGGTCACTTTAACGGTAAGTAACGCTGAAATGACGACACGGGTGTTAACGGAAGTGTTAGGATTTCGCTTGGTGAACCAATACCCCTCCCCTCACTCTTCTCAACCGGATATTCTCGTCTATGCCACCGGTGCAGGCGGAACAGGAGCGGAAGTACATGTGGAGGAGCGCACCGACCTTCCCCACGAGCGCTTGGGACGTGGCGGGGTGCATCATGTCGCCTTCCGGGTGCCTAACGTAACCGAATATAACGAATGGCTCCGTCGTATAGAAACAGCAGGTTTTCGCACCTCGGGACCCGTTGATCGCTTCTATTTTCGCTCCATCTACTTCCGTGAACCCAACGGCATTCTATTTGAGCTGGCCACCGACGGACCCGGATTTGCCACCGACGAAGATCCGGAACACCTAGGCGAGAAGTTGGCATTGCCGCCGTTTTTGGAGCCGCACCGAGCCAGCATCGAAGCGAAGTTGCGCCCCCTCGATACAAAGGCATCCGATTGA
- a CDS encoding zinc-dependent alcohol dehydrogenase family protein translates to MKAQVIHEHGGPDGFRTEEVARPKAGSGQVLVRNLATSVNPIDVKIRSGAVKGVLGEHFPLVLHSDVAGVVEEVGEGVEGFSPGDEVVAYVATGGALADYVAVDASLLAPKPSTLSFAEAAALPLVGITAWEALVDRAKVLPDQQVLIHAATGGVGHIAIQLAKAFDAHVSATGSSEEKLAVARRLGADEGINYRVESVEDYVNRLTDGNGFDVVFDTVGGENLDRSFQAAKPQGTVAAIAARSTHDLSPLHGKALTLHVIFILLTQRTAAGRSHHGQIMREIVRLVEEGKLTPLLDEHRFRFEEVGEAHRRLESGQALGKVVLENERMV, encoded by the coding sequence ATGAAAGCGCAAGTGATCCATGAACATGGTGGTCCCGATGGTTTTCGGACGGAGGAAGTGGCACGACCGAAAGCGGGGTCGGGTCAGGTTTTGGTTCGTAATCTTGCAACCAGTGTCAATCCAATCGATGTAAAAATCCGTAGCGGTGCGGTAAAAGGGGTTCTAGGGGAACATTTTCCCTTGGTGCTGCACAGCGATGTAGCCGGTGTAGTAGAAGAAGTGGGAGAAGGGGTAGAAGGGTTTTCTCCCGGTGATGAGGTAGTAGCCTATGTAGCCACCGGCGGTGCCTTGGCTGATTATGTAGCCGTCGACGCGTCCTTGCTCGCACCAAAGCCTTCAACCTTATCCTTTGCCGAGGCGGCGGCTTTGCCACTGGTGGGCATTACTGCATGGGAAGCGCTGGTGGACCGGGCGAAAGTGCTACCGGATCAACAGGTGTTGATTCACGCCGCTACCGGTGGCGTGGGACATATCGCGATTCAACTGGCCAAAGCGTTCGATGCACATGTGTCCGCTACCGGCTCATCGGAGGAAAAGCTGGCTGTTGCTCGACGGTTAGGTGCGGATGAAGGCATCAACTACCGAGTTGAATCCGTTGAGGACTATGTGAATCGATTGACCGACGGCAACGGATTTGATGTGGTGTTTGACACTGTTGGTGGAGAAAATTTGGACCGCTCCTTTCAAGCAGCCAAACCACAGGGAACGGTGGCGGCGATCGCAGCCCGTTCCACCCATGATTTATCACCGCTTCATGGGAAGGCACTCACCTTGCATGTGATCTTTATCCTTCTGACACAGCGTACCGCAGCCGGTAGATCCCATCATGGGCAAATCATGCGGGAGATTGTTCGCTTGGTGGAGGAGGGCAAATTGACTCCACTGTTGGATGAACACCGTTTTAGATTTGAAGAAGTGGGAGAGGCTCACCGTCGTCTGGAGTCAGGGCAAGCGCTGGGAAAAGTGGTATTGGAAAACGAACGGATGGTGTGA
- a CDS encoding LysE family translocator: MEFSTIWLFVIAATTLLIIPGPAVFYIMARSIDQGKKAGLVSVLGVSLGGSVHVLAGAIGVSAILMTSATAFHIVKYLGAAYLIYLGCKTLFSTSDRTTSEIPKAPRKKLLKIFYQSALVEVLNPKTALFFLAFLPQFISPSAGSVTVQFLLLGTIFIILAFISDGLYAVLAVSIRKRILGRKGSSTLQNRITGYFYIVLGVFSAFASPSKT; encoded by the coding sequence ATGGAGTTTTCAACCATTTGGCTATTTGTAATTGCTGCTACTACATTGTTAATAATACCTGGACCTGCTGTGTTCTATATTATGGCAAGAAGTATCGATCAAGGGAAGAAAGCGGGCCTGGTATCCGTTCTTGGTGTATCTCTTGGAGGTTCTGTTCACGTTTTAGCCGGAGCAATTGGAGTTTCTGCGATCCTTATGACATCAGCAACAGCCTTTCATATCGTTAAATATTTGGGTGCTGCCTATCTTATCTATTTGGGGTGTAAGACTTTATTTTCTACATCTGATCGAACGACTTCAGAAATTCCAAAAGCCCCTCGCAAAAAATTATTAAAGATTTTTTACCAATCAGCGCTCGTAGAAGTATTGAATCCGAAGACAGCACTCTTTTTTTTAGCCTTCTTACCGCAATTCATATCCCCTTCTGCTGGATCAGTCACAGTACAATTTTTGCTTTTAGGAACGATCTTTATTATCCTAGCTTTTATTAGTGATGGACTGTATGCAGTTCTTGCAGTAAGTATTAGAAAGCGGATTCTGGGTAGGAAAGGGAGTTCAACGTTACAGAATCGGATAACGGGTTATTTTTATATTGTTCTAGGGGTATTCTCCGCCTTTGCGAGCCCCTCCAAAACATAA
- a CDS encoding FMN-binding negative transcriptional regulator: MYTPEHFTMKEITAAYNVIQENSFATLFSMHKGMPFATHLPLMLNKEKTYLYGHFARPNPQWKDIQNQTVLTVFHGPHCYISPSWYETNQAVPTWNYVTVHVYGEVELIEDEHELMNSLNDMVSKYEAPDSSYRLQDVDAKFLVGMNKGVQGFKIKIDRIEGKEKVSQNHSLHRQTLIIKQLEQIPSPNEQQIASLMKANLKHKV; encoded by the coding sequence ATGTATACCCCGGAACATTTTACGATGAAAGAAATAACTGCTGCCTACAATGTCATACAGGAGAACAGCTTTGCAACATTGTTTTCCATGCATAAAGGAATGCCCTTCGCTACACATTTACCTCTGATGTTGAATAAGGAGAAAACCTATTTGTACGGCCATTTTGCCCGTCCGAACCCGCAGTGGAAGGATATTCAAAACCAGACAGTCTTAACTGTTTTCCATGGTCCTCATTGTTATATCTCTCCCTCTTGGTATGAGACCAATCAAGCAGTGCCAACGTGGAATTATGTGACCGTTCATGTTTACGGAGAAGTAGAGCTAATCGAGGATGAACACGAGTTAATGAATTCCTTGAATGATATGGTATCGAAATATGAAGCTCCTGATAGTTCATATAGGTTGCAGGATGTAGATGCTAAATTTCTCGTTGGTATGAACAAAGGCGTCCAAGGATTCAAAATAAAAATCGATCGGATTGAAGGAAAAGAGAAGGTAAGTCAAAACCATTCCTTACACAGACAAACGCTCATTATAAAACAGTTGGAACAGATTCCATCTCCAAATGAGCAACAAATTGCCTCCTTGATGAAAGCGAACCTTAAACATAAAGTGTAA
- a CDS encoding PLP-dependent aminotransferase family protein, whose product MKNTIFTFKDDSPKYKQIYEQFKSFIEQGNILANEKLPSIRQLADSLQVSRNTTLMAYEQLVAEGYIRGEGRKGYFANELEPLIFQRAVISHHKKQTNSNKPPVVNFRADAVDQTHFPLKIWRRIANQVLTLQDSFRYGEPFGEECLREQISTYLFQSRGVKTNANAIIIGSSTQQMLVYLGQILKDEFQSIIVEDPGYDGAREAFQFHRFKFETLPVYETGADLSQLEQMKSRLIYVTPSHQSPMGVSMSIQQRQMLIHWVNKMRGYMIEDDYDSEFRYTQKPFPALASIDSARVIYLGNFSKSFLPGIRLSYMVLPQPLFDRYKKHFTHFESPTSLFSQLTMAKFMEMGEWNRHVKRMRLVYKRKMLHFVSELKKQFGQHISIIGEQSGLYLLIKLHLNRSEEWLIQRASSYGVKVCPTSLYFIKNKPDDPIIKLGFSHLSCDEIELGVKLLKKAWIESK is encoded by the coding sequence ATGAAAAATACCATTTTTACTTTTAAGGATGACTCTCCTAAATACAAACAAATCTATGAGCAATTTAAATCATTTATTGAGCAAGGCAACATACTGGCGAATGAGAAATTGCCCTCCATTCGCCAACTGGCAGACTCCCTTCAAGTCAGCCGCAATACGACATTGATGGCATATGAACAACTTGTTGCTGAAGGGTATATTCGTGGAGAGGGCCGAAAAGGTTATTTTGCAAATGAGTTAGAACCTCTAATCTTTCAGAGGGCAGTAATCTCTCATCATAAAAAGCAAACAAATTCCAATAAACCTCCGGTAGTTAATTTCAGGGCAGATGCTGTTGATCAAACACATTTCCCGCTGAAAATTTGGAGGAGAATTGCCAATCAAGTATTAACATTACAGGATAGCTTTCGATACGGGGAACCATTTGGGGAAGAATGCCTGCGCGAACAAATCTCCACATATTTATTCCAATCACGTGGAGTAAAAACAAATGCAAATGCAATTATTATCGGAAGTAGTACCCAACAAATGCTTGTATACCTTGGACAGATACTGAAGGATGAATTCCAGAGTATTATCGTTGAAGACCCTGGTTACGACGGTGCAAGGGAAGCTTTTCAATTCCATCGTTTTAAGTTTGAAACATTGCCGGTTTATGAAACAGGTGCTGATCTTTCACAATTAGAACAAATGAAGTCACGATTAATCTATGTAACCCCTTCCCATCAAAGTCCAATGGGAGTAAGCATGTCTATTCAACAACGGCAAATGCTTATTCATTGGGTTAACAAAATGCGTGGATATATGATTGAAGATGATTATGATAGTGAATTTCGCTATACACAAAAACCATTTCCTGCTCTTGCCTCCATTGATTCAGCAAGAGTCATTTATTTAGGGAATTTCTCAAAATCATTTCTTCCGGGAATCCGTTTATCTTATATGGTGTTGCCGCAACCCCTGTTCGATCGTTATAAAAAGCATTTTACTCATTTTGAGAGTCCCACTTCGCTTTTCAGCCAACTCACAATGGCAAAATTCATGGAAATGGGAGAATGGAATCGCCACGTGAAACGTATGCGTCTTGTTTATAAGAGGAAAATGTTGCACTTCGTTTCTGAATTAAAAAAGCAATTTGGCCAACATATTTCAATTATCGGCGAGCAGTCTGGTTTGTACTTATTGATCAAATTACATCTAAACCGTTCAGAAGAATGGTTAATCCAACGCGCTTCTTCTTATGGTGTAAAAGTGTGTCCCACCTCACTCTACTTTATTAAAAATAAACCCGATGACCCAATCATTAAACTTGGATTTAGTCATCTTTCTTGTGATGAAATTGAGCTTGGTGTCAAGCTCTTAAAAAAGGCATGGATTGAATCGAAGTAA
- a CDS encoding ABC transporter substrate-binding protein: MKRLLKQGLLLAMAAVLVLTTACGSGSKENVTADGRTKVIWWHSMGGELKSAVDHLVKEFNDSQSEVYVEAVYQGEYDESLNKLKASLGSNSGPTMVQVYEIGSRYMIDSNLITPIQTFVDKNDYDLSQLEENIIGYYTIDDQLNSMPFNTSNPILYYNKDRFEEAGLDPDTPPTTFEEVEKAAKQLTDDGNKGASFAMYGWFMEQFFANQGAELVNNGNGRDKLATQSLLSSDAGVETLTWWKKMIDDKTALNLGRKTDDTKKAFTSGQVAMTLDSTASLRGIVDSVGDKFEVGTAPLPRPKGADEGGVIVGGASLYILNNRPETEQEAAWKFIEFLTQPKQQAYWHIHTGYFPITKAAYDEPAIKENMEKFPQFQTAVDQLHDTTLNRATQGALMGVFPEARQITEKAMEEVINGQKTPEKALKDAEKEITQKIEQYNKTVKK; this comes from the coding sequence ATGAAACGATTGTTAAAACAAGGGTTACTGCTGGCAATGGCAGCAGTATTGGTATTAACTACCGCATGCGGATCCGGGTCAAAAGAAAATGTAACCGCCGATGGTCGGACAAAGGTAATTTGGTGGCATTCCATGGGCGGTGAATTAAAATCCGCCGTCGATCATCTGGTAAAGGAGTTTAACGACTCCCAATCGGAGGTTTATGTGGAAGCCGTTTACCAAGGGGAGTATGACGAAAGCTTAAATAAGCTGAAAGCCTCCCTCGGCTCCAACAGCGGCCCAACCATGGTGCAGGTATATGAAATCGGCAGCCGCTATATGATCGACTCCAACCTGATCACCCCGATTCAAACCTTTGTCGACAAAAACGATTACGACCTTTCACAGTTGGAAGAAAACATCATCGGCTACTACACCATCGACGACCAGCTCAACTCCATGCCTTTTAATACATCCAATCCCATCCTCTATTACAACAAGGACAGGTTTGAGGAAGCCGGTTTAGATCCTGACACCCCTCCCACCACCTTTGAAGAAGTGGAAAAAGCAGCGAAACAACTGACGGATGACGGCAACAAAGGCGCCTCTTTTGCCATGTATGGATGGTTTATGGAACAATTCTTCGCCAACCAAGGGGCGGAGCTGGTCAACAACGGTAACGGACGGGACAAACTAGCCACCCAATCGCTGTTGAGCAGCGACGCAGGGGTAGAAACCCTCACTTGGTGGAAAAAGATGATTGATGATAAAACGGCGCTCAATCTGGGCCGCAAAACCGACGATACCAAAAAAGCATTTACATCTGGGCAAGTAGCGATGACCTTGGACTCCACCGCTTCCCTCCGTGGAATCGTCGATAGTGTCGGTGATAAGTTTGAAGTGGGAACCGCTCCCCTCCCACGACCAAAAGGAGCCGATGAAGGCGGCGTCATCGTCGGTGGAGCTAGCCTCTACATCTTGAACAACCGCCCGGAAACAGAACAGGAAGCAGCCTGGAAATTTATCGAATTCCTCACACAACCGAAACAGCAAGCCTACTGGCATATCCATACCGGCTACTTCCCCATCACCAAAGCGGCCTACGATGAACCTGCCATCAAAGAAAACATGGAGAAATTCCCACAGTTCCAAACCGCCGTCGACCAATTGCATGACACCACCTTAAACCGCGCGACTCAAGGCGCTCTGATGGGGGTATTTCCAGAGGCACGCCAGATCACAGAAAAAGCGATGGAAGAAGTGATCAACGGCCAAAAGACGCCGGAGAAGGCACTCAAAGACGCGGAAAAAGAGATTACGCAAAAGATCGAGCAATATAATAAGACCGTTAAAAAATGA
- a CDS encoding carbohydrate ABC transporter permease, with protein sequence MIARRTQRWFHYGLLLVLAVFILYPVFYTFSSALMTPAEMDAYPPRLLPGSLYLDNLLTVNELVPVFQFIKNSFIVSTAVMLGQLVTASMAAYAFAFINFKGRNALFALFLSTMMIPWEVTVIPNYITIREWGWLDSYAGLTVPFMATAFGTFLLRQFFLQLPRDLIDAAKIDGCGHWRIFFSLVLPLSRPAIGTLAVYAFLTTWNMYFWPLLITNSDSMRTVQIGISMLQWQEMMAWGLVLAGVAMVLLPSLILLVMGLKQLVRGITAGAVKG encoded by the coding sequence ATGATCGCACGTCGAACACAACGATGGTTCCATTATGGTCTCTTGTTGGTTCTTGCGGTTTTCATTCTGTATCCCGTTTTTTATACTTTCTCCTCCGCCTTGATGACTCCCGCCGAGATGGATGCTTATCCCCCTCGTTTATTACCAGGGAGCCTCTATCTGGACAATCTATTGACCGTAAATGAACTGGTGCCGGTCTTCCAATTTATCAAAAACAGCTTTATTGTCTCCACCGCCGTGATGCTCGGCCAATTGGTGACCGCCAGCATGGCGGCTTACGCTTTTGCTTTTATCAACTTTAAAGGGCGTAACGCACTATTTGCTCTGTTTCTCTCCACCATGATGATTCCATGGGAAGTAACGGTTATCCCCAACTATATCACCATCCGTGAGTGGGGCTGGCTCGACAGTTACGCCGGATTGACCGTACCCTTTATGGCTACCGCTTTTGGTACCTTTTTGCTGCGGCAATTTTTCCTGCAATTGCCGCGGGATCTGATCGATGCCGCCAAAATCGACGGTTGTGGCCATTGGCGTATCTTTTTTTCACTCGTGTTGCCGCTGTCTCGTCCCGCGATCGGCACCTTGGCCGTGTATGCGTTTCTCACCACCTGGAACATGTACTTCTGGCCGCTGTTGATCACCAACAGCGACAGCATGCGCACGGTCCAAATCGGGATCAGCATGTTGCAATGGCAAGAAATGATGGCTTGGGGGCTGGTGTTGGCCGGTGTCGCAATGGTGCTCTTACCTTCCCTGATCTTGCTGGTCATGGGCTTAAAGCAATTGGTACGGGGCATTACTGCTGGAGCGGTTAAGGGATAA
- a CDS encoding carbohydrate ABC transporter permease: MTNHPDTKLWKWKEQATGYLFLAPSLILFALFLFYPLVKSLYLSFYLTDPQGNVALFVGVENYINLFTSSGFLNSIKVTSLFMLYTVPTSIALALLMAVLTHNQLRGVRFFQFTFSLPLAISVGTASVIWMLLFHPSAGMFNYFLSLIGVGPIFWLSDPNWALFSISLMTVWMNVGFLYIVLLSGLQGIPDHLYESAKLDGAGIWNQFRHVTIPMLSPTIFFAMIVSIIGAFQAFGQIHIMTQGGPVDSTNVMVYDLYREAFIQFQFGTGSARALILFVIILALTLIQFKLAEKKVHYQ, from the coding sequence ATGACAAACCACCCAGACACCAAACTATGGAAATGGAAGGAGCAAGCAACCGGCTATCTGTTTTTGGCTCCCTCCCTCATTCTGTTTGCGCTTTTTCTCTTTTATCCGCTGGTGAAATCCCTTTACCTCAGCTTTTATCTTACTGATCCCCAGGGCAACGTCGCCCTGTTTGTCGGCGTAGAGAATTATATCAACCTATTTACCTCCTCTGGATTTCTTAACAGCATAAAAGTAACCTCTCTTTTTATGCTATATACCGTCCCTACCAGCATCGCTCTCGCCCTGCTCATGGCGGTGTTAACCCATAATCAATTACGGGGAGTGCGTTTTTTCCAGTTTACCTTTTCCCTGCCGCTGGCCATCTCCGTCGGTACGGCATCCGTCATCTGGATGTTGTTGTTCCATCCTAGCGCCGGTATGTTCAACTATTTTTTAAGCCTCATCGGGGTGGGACCGATCTTTTGGCTTTCCGATCCCAACTGGGCGCTATTCTCCATCTCGCTGATGACAGTTTGGATGAATGTCGGCTTTCTCTATATTGTCTTGTTGAGCGGTCTTCAGGGAATCCCCGATCACTTATATGAAAGCGCCAAGCTGGATGGTGCCGGCATCTGGAATCAGTTTCGCCATGTTACCATTCCCATGCTCTCCCCGACGATCTTCTTTGCGATGATCGTCTCCATCATCGGCGCTTTCCAAGCATTTGGCCAAATCCATATCATGACCCAGGGTGGCCCGGTAGACAGTACCAATGTGATGGTTTACGACCTATACCGAGAAGCGTTTATCCAATTTCAGTTTGGCACCGGAAGCGCACGGGCATTGATTCTGTTTGTCATTATCCTGGCTTTGACCTTGATCCAATTTAAACTTGCCGAAAAGAAGGTACATTACCAATGA
- a CDS encoding winged helix-turn-helix domain-containing protein — protein sequence MATPFTVSRRAVRRFLLDVQGLLSVENKKEPPTADNVLEMIKKLECVQLDPVSVVERNQHLVLAARMPGYQPTLLHKLLQQGKLFEYLANAACAIPIEDYPLFKPTRERIGQQLQPRLDELAPVIEQVLKRLEVDGPLPSRTFDSNQRVHGYWDNQLPKTKDTSLALNLLVDTGTIRVVRREGSERFFDLSRRTVPQQIWQEAETIDTVDAREQLLQKYLCAYRVFDPGDPRFGWSKMSASQRRQAIQERVQKGSVIPLQIEGIRRNYFILASDLDRLQTHAQIASDHDASAEGPIRFLPPLDNLLWRRERVEDLFGFSYKWEIYVPRAKRRYGPYAMPILADDRLIGRIDPQMDRKNGVLTIRLLQVEPDIRLTPRLRQNLDDALQSFARFHGVDSFKVEMQKSKH from the coding sequence ATGGCAACGCCTTTCACCGTATCCCGTCGCGCAGTACGCCGCTTTCTGCTCGATGTCCAGGGGTTGCTTTCCGTTGAAAATAAAAAGGAACCTCCTACCGCCGATAACGTCTTGGAAATGATAAAAAAGCTGGAATGCGTCCAGCTTGATCCGGTCTCCGTGGTGGAGCGAAACCAGCATTTGGTCTTAGCCGCGCGGATGCCGGGATACCAACCTACCCTTTTACACAAGCTGCTTCAACAAGGAAAGCTATTTGAATATCTGGCCAATGCCGCCTGTGCCATCCCCATCGAGGATTATCCTTTGTTTAAACCGACTCGTGAGCGCATTGGACAACAGCTACAACCGCGCCTAGACGAACTTGCACCGGTGATCGAACAAGTGTTGAAACGGTTGGAGGTGGATGGCCCCCTCCCTTCCCGTACCTTTGACTCCAACCAGCGAGTACACGGATACTGGGATAATCAGCTTCCCAAAACCAAAGACACCTCCCTTGCACTCAACCTGTTAGTAGACACGGGAACGATTCGGGTGGTGCGCAGAGAGGGCAGCGAACGATTCTTCGACCTCTCCCGACGTACCGTGCCACAGCAGATCTGGCAGGAGGCGGAGACGATCGATACTGTTGATGCCCGTGAACAACTACTACAAAAATACCTTTGCGCCTACCGTGTCTTTGACCCTGGTGACCCCCGCTTCGGCTGGAGCAAAATGAGCGCTTCCCAACGGCGGCAAGCCATCCAGGAACGCGTACAAAAAGGGTCGGTAATCCCGCTCCAAATCGAAGGCATTCGCCGCAACTATTTTATTTTGGCTTCGGATCTGGATCGTCTGCAAACACATGCCCAAATCGCCTCCGATCACGATGCGAGCGCAGAGGGGCCGATCCGCTTTTTACCGCCATTGGATAATCTATTGTGGCGGCGGGAGCGGGTGGAGGATCTATTTGGCTTTTCGTATAAGTGGGAGATCTATGTCCCCCGTGCCAAGCGGCGCTATGGTCCCTATGCCATGCCGATCCTGGCAGACGACCGCCTCATCGGTCGCATCGATCCCCAGATGGATCGGAAAAATGGAGTCCTCACCATCCGCTTATTACAAGTGGAGCCTGATATCCGTCTCACCCCAAGATTACGTCAAAATCTGGATGACGCCCTGCAGTCCTTTGCCCGTTTCCACGGTGTTGATTCGTTTAAAGTAGAGATGCAGAAGTCGAAGCATTAG
- a CDS encoding GntR family transcriptional regulator, with product MPIPNQSVQINRHSAKQQSLQYLQRWIVEGTLRPGEKLNDSLLAEALGVSRTPVREALQVLELQGFVEMRPGKETRVTPLNKEDVHQLYPPLAALEATAAELAAPQIEEKQIAKLEEINQQFAQALKKGLAFEAMEWDEAFHHVIVQSTANPYLEQFTSVLEKHTRRFKGLFLENPLLPSNPSVEEHNKIIHALRVRDAEQAHQMMKQNWLRPMKEILHRVETLDQEGAQ from the coding sequence ATGCCCATCCCTAACCAATCCGTTCAAATCAATCGCCATAGCGCCAAGCAACAATCCCTTCAATATTTACAACGGTGGATCGTAGAAGGTACCTTGCGCCCCGGTGAAAAACTGAACGACTCACTGTTGGCTGAAGCCCTAGGCGTCAGTCGCACACCCGTGCGGGAAGCGTTACAGGTGCTGGAATTGCAAGGTTTTGTGGAAATGCGGCCCGGTAAGGAAACACGGGTCACCCCCTTAAATAAAGAGGATGTTCATCAGTTATATCCGCCGTTAGCCGCCTTGGAAGCGACTGCCGCAGAGCTGGCGGCCCCTCAAATCGAAGAAAAACAAATCGCCAAACTGGAGGAGATCAATCAACAATTTGCACAAGCGTTAAAGAAGGGGCTCGCCTTTGAAGCGATGGAGTGGGATGAGGCCTTTCACCACGTCATTGTGCAAAGTACCGCCAATCCCTATCTGGAGCAATTTACCTCCGTCCTGGAAAAGCATACCCGCCGCTTTAAAGGCCTCTTCTTGGAGAATCCTCTGCTGCCCTCCAATCCGTCAGTTGAAGAGCACAATAAGATCATCCACGCTTTACGGGTGCGAGATGCTGAGCAGGCACATCAGATGATGAAACAAAACTGGTTACGCCCGATGAAGGAAATCTTGCATAGAGTGGAGACATTGGATCAGGAAGGAGCACAATAA
- a CDS encoding EamA family transporter: MVIIAATMWGLSGTVAQTLFHGAGFEPGWLVSVRLLVAGVLLLAMVAIRSEAGAILTIWHNCRDRMQLLLLGIFGMLAVQYTFFAAIDASNAATATLLQYLGPMMISCWLALRLRRWPTLFEGGGVLLALVGTTLLVTGGHGGELSISKVALFWGLASAVTLAFYTLYPARLLQRWGARTVVGWAMVVGGVGLSFLYPPWQVTGTFSGQSILFILFIILFGTLLPFFLYLDSLRLIRPTEASLLACTEPLTATIAAVVWLGVPFGVAEWVGAACIITTVVLLSLQPQTAKTTGPASSQPQEGVG; the protein is encoded by the coding sequence ATGGTCATCATTGCCGCTACCATGTGGGGACTTTCCGGTACAGTCGCGCAGACGCTGTTTCATGGAGCTGGCTTTGAGCCCGGTTGGTTGGTTTCCGTGCGCTTGTTGGTGGCGGGTGTGTTATTGCTGGCGATGGTAGCGATCCGCAGTGAGGCGGGGGCGATTTTGACAATATGGCACAATTGTCGCGATCGCATGCAGTTGTTACTACTCGGCATTTTCGGCATGTTGGCCGTCCAGTATACCTTTTTTGCCGCTATCGATGCCAGCAATGCCGCAACCGCAACCTTGCTTCAGTATCTGGGACCGATGATGATCAGCTGTTGGCTGGCGCTTCGCTTGCGTCGCTGGCCTACGTTGTTTGAAGGAGGAGGGGTCCTCCTCGCTCTCGTAGGAACCACCCTCCTGGTTACTGGTGGACACGGCGGTGAACTTTCGATTTCAAAAGTGGCTCTTTTTTGGGGATTGGCGTCAGCGGTTACCTTGGCTTTTTATACCTTATACCCTGCACGCTTACTTCAGCGCTGGGGAGCCAGAACCGTGGTCGGCTGGGCGATGGTGGTAGGGGGTGTCGGCCTCTCCTTCCTTTATCCCCCGTGGCAAGTGACGGGTACGTTTTCTGGGCAATCGATTCTGTTTATCCTCTTCATTATTCTGTTCGGCACCTTATTACCTTTTTTCCTTTATCTTGACAGTTTACGCTTGATTCGTCCAACAGAGGCCAGTTTATTGGCATGTACAGAGCCGTTGACGGCTACGATTGCAGCAGTGGTGTGGTTAGGGGTGCCTTTTGGTGTAGCGGAATGGGTAGGGGCAGCTTGTATCATCACAACAGTGGTGTTGTTGTCGCTACAGCCGCAGACGGCAAAAACAACCGGACCCGCTTCTTCGCAGCCACAGGAGGGAGTGGGATGA